TGTACTGTAATTCTGTTCCTTCTTTGTGTTGTTATATACCTAAATCTGATTGTATGAATTTTAATTGTTCAGTTAACGTGTTTCTAGGTTGTAATTTGTAGTAAAGCACTTCATTGCTTTTGCACATAAATTTACAACACTGGTGTGTGATTGATTTGCTCATTcagtaaaaaagaagagaaaaaatgactaCATTGTTGTATTTGACTCACTTCTAGGGAACAGTTTTACTaaagctaaataaaaataaatttactttataGAATTACTTCAATTAGAACTTAATTACTTGAGgtatacagaataaatagtaacagtaaattattaaatgttttttgttgATAACTGAAAAAGAATACCTCTAGTAAAAATTCATGTACCAAAAGAAACCATCCCAAAAACTGGTATAGGAGGAGTTTGTATGGAAGAATATTTGGTAGTATTTCACATTATTATTTAagaataaattctttcctttgagTTTTTGTGTTTCTCATACtagttttttctttgatattccaATATCAAAGAATCTGTAAAAAAGATTCTGTATATAAATAAGCAAGTATTGAAGTATTATGTGTATTTTAGGAAATTACAGTTTTAAAGGGAAGACtaaagaaatttcctttttaatccctTTTTAAACTGTATAGAAAACCCTGAAAAAAGAGTATGTTACATGaacatctttaaatatttgaatactttttaaatgaaataaaaacttgaGTAATTTTTAATCATCTACTTGATTTTTATAGGATTAGGCCATTTCAAAAGCTGGTACCCCAGAagatattaaatgaatttttttaaatctaatatgAAACGTTTTCTTGGAAAATTTGTAGGACAATTTTCTCATATTAATAAGTtacaatttacatatatatatatacatacacaaatacaatTCTTATGTATGTGCACACAAAATTATTACAGTGGATGAATTAATGTATTTATACTTTTTCAGTTTTGCTATTTTGTGAAATATAGACACTTTTCTTAAAGcatagaaaaatattagaaatcatatgtTAATCAGAgtaaatattttagttttcttatccattttctcttatgtatAGCCTTATGTAGTTGTTTGGTAATGGAATTAGGATGACAGTGCCATTATTACAATCTCTATAATTTGATGTTTatctctaattatttttaaacatgtcAGGTTCCCCAGTATCAAATTATTTCCCTCAAGGAATGACAGTTTCAGTGTGTTTGTTTGCTTATGATGTAAATTCTTCCAACTTTGATATCAGTTTGgcatagataataaaataaatttacacCAGTAAAGTATATTCACACCAGCATGAAAAGAAATTTAGTGAGTACtaaaatttgatttattaaaaaaacatttcctcAATTTGTTGAAGCACCTTTGCtacatttttataacaaaaataaaatgtatttcagaTGAAACATTCCAAGCTACATGTATCTATCTACTAGGCTTAAATGTGGGTATTTAATGGGCAAATAATGAATGTTTACATTTAATGTCTTTTTAATACACATTAATAAATATGTGTAATGATACTCAGACATACACAATATCCCTCAATAGAAATATATACCTAAATATTAagcttaaatatatattttaatttatcaaCAAATTCACATATTAATTTAAAAGTTCAACAAAATGggctttaaaataaagaaaaaataagatatctaGTATAAGTGAAAGGCTAGTTTCATGTTCAGAGTTTGGTGATATGTTTAATATAAATACATACTTTTCTGAAACAGaattcttttaacattttgttcTTCTTGCTACTGGTACTGGGTGAAAATACACATAGACATCTTTATTAGTTGCTATACAACACTGGATTTTGTGCTTAATTGAAGATAGATTTTATTAGTTCCTACTATGAACATTTTTCCAGCATttctaattaaataattataggTAAGTAATATATTTAGCTTTAAGTAACTTTCTTTCACTACAAAAAgttgtttaataaaaatatttttaaataccttcAAAATTTTATTAGGTAAGAATATCTTTACTTAACCTTAGGTGAGAAAATCTGAATTTTATAAGATCCAAATTGCATAAATATTTTCTTGTAGACGTctaattttcattaatattttattaatgttatagTTCTTtatattaaagataatatttttatcttcctttaatTGTACAAAAAGAATATGGCCcagtaataattattaaataattttaaaatgtctacttTACAAAATCTTATAAAGTCATGATAAAGCATTTACCATTAAGGGCTATGAAATAATTACGATGtttgagaaattaaatatttttcaaatattaatatttatgtacaattatTAATCTTTGGTTTAAAATAGTAGTTTGACATTGCATAATCTCTTTCCATATTACTTCATTGACTTTTATCAACTTTCATTTACATTGatgtatatttctaaaataagtgaaaaaattatCCTATTGCAAATCTTATAGTATTGGTATTTTGAAACCCAAAGAACCcccccaaaagatttttttttcattcttagtaTTAAGATTATTGTTTAGCCCCATATACTTTTGATACTTTTactgtcatttattatttttgtttgattttatttttagttcaacTCTTGATGCAAAATCAGAGGAAGCTactaaaatggaaaaaggaaaatcaacaTTAAACAAAGTTTTGGAATCATTGTGCACATATCACCAGCAACAAATTTTGGCTATGTTGAAATTTCTAATTCAAGAGAAAAATGCTTCTTCACTTTGCAGTTGCAATTCTTCAGAATCCCAAAAATCCCTCACTGAAGATGATTTGCTTGGTCTATTCTGTAGTTGTGATGAATATAGACTAACGGAAAGAGGGTGTTtacaaaatgaaagacaaagcTCTGGCTTAGCACCTCTTTCAGTGTGTATTAAAGATTTTCATTGCTTATCTTGCCAAACTATAGCTATTGAGCACATTAAGACAGTAGTTAGTAGAGAAATTGCCAACAATTACAATCCCCACAGGTGCTGTTCTAGATTAATACAAAACTGTAACAGTCATTCTACAAGATCAACTTTTTATACTCCTCTTTCTTTACCTGAAGTATGTGATCTGTCAATCAATATTAAAGATGCTAACAGATCTCGGAGCCCTTCACCACCACCATTATCACCCATACAAACTGAAggttttgaaaaacttaaagatTCAATCTCAGGCATTTCAGCTTTAGAAAACAACAAACTTGAAGCAATTATCAATCAGCCTCCATCTCTCATACCAGCAGAAGACAACAATAGCAATTATGAACATGAAGGTAAAATACGCAAAGCAAACACATCTGATAACTCAGATGATTCTCTGCTCATAGCAGAAGAAAACAGTCATtttataaatcatgaaaaaattgacaaaagtGAAAGTACTACAATTTTTCAAGATTTAATGGAGCGAATTAATGAAAAGTTAAAATCAATTGAAACTACAGATATATCAAATCTCATAAAAGTATCTAGTAATGATAGTAATACTGAAAGTGATAATCTAAGATTAGGTGATTTAATAACATCTCTTTTGCATAATGCAAAGGCTAGTGATTATAGTTTTATGGAGTTATTGAGTCAACAtgataaaaaagtagaaaataaaattatacagaCAAGATTTCGAAAGCGTCAGGAAACCTTGTTTGCAATGCATAATTCTCCTGATTCATCTTTGTttagaaggcagtctttacaaATAAAGAGAGAAATTGCTAGCCTTGATGAAAATTTTGCAAGAAAAAAGTCAtctgaaaaaatttcaaagaaattgatCCGCAGTGATGATAAAGTATCAATGGACAACAAAGAAGCATACATTTTAGAAGACTCTGCTTTCCAAAATCCTAAAGTCATTCAAAATTCAAATCATGAAGAAGCATCCTCATTTTTGCCAGTTTATGAAATACAATCATTGCAACTACCTCTTCATAGTTTGGAAACGAACTCTAATTTTGACACAATTTCAGAAAGCTTTACAGCTACACCCCCAGAGAAAATGATCATAACAAAATCACAGAAAGAATTTATagctgaaaagaaaatacaaaatcataGAGAAAATTCTAGGTTAGAAAATCATATTCCTCTGAAGGATGATCTTACTGGACTTTTAAACAGAACTAGGCGAAATATTGTGCCTCCTGGATGGTATTCTGTGTACGTaacaaataattttgtatttaaaaaatctCCCAAGGCCAAGAAGTCTACAGAAAAAGACACCATGAAAGATCTTCAAGTTGACAGGTCAAAAAGCATAGACATAAATGAAATTGcaagaaatacaaatttacaGGTTGTTGTGGAACGATTAGAAGATACTATAAATATGGCCAAAAATACATTGGATAATCAGCCATTATcagaaggatataaaatatcCAAGAAGTTGAAGGAAGATGTTCATTGTAAAGACCAAAATGCTACTGGAAATTTGGACCTTTGTGTGAGTGAAACATGTAAAGAACAGAGTTTATTATCAAATTCTAAAGTGTCATCCAGCAGCAATAATAAAAGCAGTTGTCTTGTGACAGTAGAACGTGCAGGTGTAATGGATCAAAGATTTGATAGCCTCAAAAAAAACCACTTAGATTTGGATAGTTTGACTTCACAGACCAGGTCTGAAGCTGTAGaaaattctttttccagttactCTAGTCCTATCAAACTCATGTTTCTCTCAGAGGTTAATAGTAGTGAAGGAGTCAAATATACTTTAACATCCGTCAGTGCATCTAATGCAAACCTCTGTTCTTTTGAAAAATACCCAACTAGCCCATCaataggaaaagaaactgaaaaaaataagactaTTCCAGATGCATATTTTGGTGATTACAGttgtaatacagaaaatgatACTTCACAAGgagaacaaaaaaaacccaattgtGCAAAAGAAACTTTAGAACCCTGTTCATCAAATGTAACTGATATGAATAGTTGTAAACAACAAGAAGAATGTTTGGATAAATCAAACACTTCTAGTgaatcatctttaaaaagaaaaccaggtAGGCCTAAAAAAATTGGTCCTCAAGTTGTAAAACAGGTTAAGCGACCCATTGGAAGGCCACCAAAACCTAAAGTTGATAAGATAGAAAGCACTATACGTAGAAGTGAGCACATCAGTGTGGGGAAGAAAAGCACAGAATCACTAGTGTCAGGCTTAACTGAGGGTATTAGTAGAAAAAGTATCACAGTGACTGTTGTTTATGGAAGGTCAAGAAGAATTAAAAGGCTTGTTTCAGAAGGTAGCCTAGGCAGTACTTTATCTTTAAATAATGGTAGGGCTGATTTTTTGCATGAATATAATGGGCTGAAACAT
The Macrotis lagotis isolate mMagLag1 chromosome 3, bilby.v1.9.chrom.fasta, whole genome shotgun sequence genome window above contains:
- the LCORL gene encoding ligand-dependent nuclear receptor corepressor-like protein isoform X3 is translated as MPSRKLSKCTLSKESCFKHLVLQEVFYHWLDLPQNCDPNIPLVAQELMKKMIRQFAIEYISKSGKIQENRNGSVGPSLICKGIQMNQIENSLQEEQEGPLDLTVNRTQEQNTQQGDGVLDLSTKKTSTRSEESSTCDLSSENSMSGSTLDAKSEEATKMEKGKSTLNKVLESLCTYHQQQILAMLKFLIQEKNASSLCSCNSSESQKSLTEDDLLGLFCSCDEYRLTERGCLQNERQSSGLAPLSVCIKDFHCLSCQTIAIEHIKTVVSREIANNYNPHRCCSRLIQNCNSHSTRSTFYTPLSLPEVCDLSINIKDANRSRSPSPPPLSPIQTEGFEKLKDSISGISALENNKLEAIINQPPSLIPAEDNNSNYEHEGKIRKANTSDNSDDSLLIAEENSHFINHEKIDKSESTTIFQDLMERINEKLKSIETTDISNLIKVSSNDSNTESDNLRLGDLITSLLHNAKASDYSFMELLSQHDKKVENKIIQTRFRKRQETLFAMHNSPDSSLFRRQSLQIKREIASLDENFARKKSSEKISKKLIRSDDKVSMDNKEAYILEDSAFQNPKVIQNSNHEEASSFLPVYEIQSLQLPLHSLETNSNFDTISESFTATPPEKMIITKSQKEFIAEKKIQNHRENSRLENHIPLKDDLTGLLNRTRRNIVPPGWYSVYVTNNFVFKKSPKAKKSTEKDTMKDLQVDRSKSIDINEIARNTNLQVVVERLEDTINMAKNTLDNQPLSEGYKISKKLKEDVHCKDQNATGNLDLCVSETCKEQSLLSNSKVSSSSNNKSSCLVTVERAGVMDQRFDSLKKNHLDLDSLTSQTRSEAVENSFSSYSSPIKLMFLSEVNSSEGVKYTLTSVSASNANLCSFEKYPTSPSIGKETEKNKTIPDAYFGDYSCNTENDTSQGEQKKPNCAKETLEPCSSNVTDMNSCKQQEECLDKSNTSSESSLKRKPGRPKKIGPQVVKQVKRPIGRPPKPKVDKIESTIRRSEHISVGKKSTESLVSGLTEGISRKSITVTVVYGRSRRIKRLVSEGSLGSTLSLNNGRADFLHEYNGLKHNKTTEIGLGERKNTIPSLTTEKDIFASGYEHIRPIKNKSVLPYPYSNIIWTSQKPLTVIRKPGRPAKVKISGISVTVNRVSPQERKVCISSCLPPIDQDSMLEKTLSEEKHEYQCNKMDKTKSTQTDLFEERSKNMASPVPLRHSVRDRKPSLHFLHSLASSNSFAYRNNLLRKSYKLHFQKTKDQKEKCKYSNMKIASKETSGGRNLANIKKNPDDGKFTTINEVSLDPIFSSSPSLRWWATTTSNDSLLEELNNRFEQITNAWVQVSRNETENCLHEARGHLEEDGSFKVPSPLETCLLELEVSPVKMLFQKKCDMNELCTWFMQTTETQSLSLVRKANARNPLEVINTRGIKVGSKQSDHNTGLFRKHFKKFALSSPSKSAGKLQILRKIVRSPVLNVKSNFTLARLRRTEFKRLQHERWRQVKKLHNHGTVDWKSKRRNLRFFCQNQFLNKTAGGTNADITLQGKSTAENQQLVLAPEIREAFLQQKVELPDYSTHASLESILKLHAKENDETHYSHKDFGKVSRQGKVCSSSWRSKTFKDCRIFLRKINHIEQRNPFQLNTIIYSPESVESGSNHQTYIEDAKLCNLRSHSTRQNSLKRQSEAIEKSKANNSSSDTFANQLDGNKLDKHIKFDKNDNSDNSEVLSKLNKRKRPSWKTTEMSTKRHKQQSCNSGQMANYYSKYQLGKFLSP
- the LCORL gene encoding ligand-dependent nuclear receptor corepressor-like protein isoform X4 — its product is MDEKCSFCNLQKEVVSDCTPTLGSSQSTPTEELSSQGQSNTDKIECQAENYLNALFRKKDLPQNCDPNIPLVAQELMKKMIRQFAIEYISKSGKIQENRNGSVGPSLICKGIQMNQIENSLQEEQEGPLDLTVNRTQEQNTQQGDGVLDLSTKKTSTRSEESSTCDLSSENSMSGSTLDAKSEEATKMEKGKSTLNKVLESLCTYHQQQILAMLKFLIQEKNASSLCSCNSSESQKSLTEDDLLGLFCSCDEYRLTERGCLQNERQSSGLAPLSVCIKDFHCLSCQTIAIEHIKTVVSREIANNYNPHRCCSRLIQNCNSHSTRSTFYTPLSLPEVCDLSINIKDANRSRSPSPPPLSPIQTEGFEKLKDSISGISALENNKLEAIINQPPSLIPAEDNNSNYEHEGKIRKANTSDNSDDSLLIAEENSHFINHEKIDKSESTTIFQDLMERINEKLKSIETTDISNLIKVSSNDSNTESDNLRLGDLITSLLHNAKASDYSFMELLSQHDKKVENKIIQTRFRKRQETLFAMHNSPDSSLFRRQSLQIKREIASLDENFARKKSSEKISKKLIRSDDKVSMDNKEAYILEDSAFQNPKVIQNSNHEEASSFLPVYEIQSLQLPLHSLETNSNFDTISESFTATPPEKMIITKSQKEFIAEKKIQNHRENSRLENHIPLKDDLTGLLNRTRRNIVPPGWYSVYVTNNFVFKKSPKAKKSTEKDTMKDLQVDRSKSIDINEIARNTNLQVVVERLEDTINMAKNTLDNQPLSEGYKISKKLKEDVHCKDQNATGNLDLCVSETCKEQSLLSNSKVSSSSNNKSSCLVTVERAGVMDQRFDSLKKNHLDLDSLTSQTRSEAVENSFSSYSSPIKLMFLSEVNSSEGVKYTLTSVSASNANLCSFEKYPTSPSIGKETEKNKTIPDAYFGDYSCNTENDTSQGEQKKPNCAKETLEPCSSNVTDMNSCKQQEECLDKSNTSSESSLKRKPGRPKKIGPQVVKQVKRPIGRPPKPKVDKIESTIRRSEHISVGKKSTESLVSGLTEGISRKSITVTVVYGRSRRIKRLVSEGSLGSTLSLNNGRADFLHEYNGLKHNKTTEIGLGERKNTIPSLTTEKDIFASGYEHIRPIKNKSVLPYPYSNIIWTSQKPLTVIRKPGRPAKVKISGISVTVNRVSPQERKVCISSCLPPIDQDSMLEKTLSEEKHEYQCNKMDKTKSTQTDLFEERSKNMASPVPLRHSVRDRKPSLHFLHSLASSNSFAYRNNLLRKSYKLHFQKTKDQKEKCKYSNMKIASKETSGGRNLANIKKNPDDGKFTTINEVSLDPIFSSSPSLRWWATTTSNDSLLEELNNRFEQITNAWVQVSRNETENCLHEARGHLEEDGSFKVPSPLETCLLELEVSPVKMLFQKKCDMNELCTWFMQTTETQSLSLVRKANARNPLEVINTRGIKVGSKQSDHNTGLFRKHFKKFALSSPSKSAGKLQILRKIVRSPVLNVKSNFTLARLRRTEFKRLQHERWRQVKKLHNHGTVDWKSKRRNLRFFCQNQFLNKTAGGTNADITLQGKSTAENQQLVLAPEIREAFLQQKVELPDYSTHASLESILKLHAKENDETHYSHKDFGKVSRQGKVCSSSWRSKTFKDCRIFLRKINHIEQRNPFQLNTIIYSPESVESGSNHQTYIEDAKLCNLRSHSTRQNSLKRQSEAIEKSKANNSSSDTFANQLDGNKLDKHIKFDKNDNSDNSEVLSKLNKRKRPSWKTTEMSTKRHKQQSCNSGQMANYYSKYQLGKFLSP